TCTTTGAAGTTGATTTCCTGCCGCGCTACTTCGACACCCATATTTCTAATTTCTTGTTCCGTCAAGGGGACAGGCTTTGAACTAGGGCCTACAAACCCCGTTACGCCTCGTGTGTTGCGCACTAAATACCAGGATTCATCCGTCATCACCATCTTGACGATTACATATCCCGGATACAACTTAGATTCTTTTATTTTCTTTTTCCCATTTTTTATCTCCACTTTTTCTTCCATGGGAACCTTCACTTCCAAAACTACATCTTCCATGCTGCGACTCTCAACCATCTTTTCAATATTAACTTTCACTTTATTCTCATGGCCAGAGTAGGTGTGTACTACATACCATCTCGCTTCATCAGTCATATATACCAGGCATCACACGTGATGACCTGTTCCCTCCTTTTCACCCTTAACCGCTGTTTTTTTGTTCTGTAATCAAATAATCAGATTCAGCCCAAAACCAAAGACAGTGTCCAGCAGCCATAGAATGACAGTGGCAATTGCACATACAACTACTACAACGGCCGTATGGTTTTTG
The DNA window shown above is from Tindallia californiensis and carries:
- the nusG gene encoding transcription termination/antitermination protein NusG, which encodes MTDEARWYVVHTYSGHENKVKVNIEKMVESRSMEDVVLEVKVPMEEKVEIKNGKKKIKESKLYPGYVIVKMVMTDESWYLVRNTRGVTGFVGPSSKPVPLTEQEIRNMGVEVARQEINFKEGDSVRVVSGPFESFIGSIVKINMDKQTFKVLINMFGRETPVELEFHQVESL